A genomic segment from Helicobacter sp. NHP19-012 encodes:
- the tatB gene encoding Sec-independent protein translocase protein TatB, with the protein MFGMGFFELVVVVVVAIIFLGPDKFPQAMLDLARFFRAVKKTLNDAKESLDKEIHIEELKKEALEYQELLKQQAKPLGDLKQELENIPQMPEVQDLQESVKSLAKSNPLESLNAPELEIKQAEKPKVSLEKTPKSPPDA; encoded by the coding sequence ATGTTTGGGATGGGATTTTTTGAGTTAGTGGTGGTCGTGGTGGTCGCCATCATCTTTTTAGGGCCGGACAAATTCCCTCAAGCCATGCTGGATTTAGCCCGCTTTTTTAGGGCGGTGAAGAAGACACTAAACGATGCCAAGGAGAGCCTAGATAAAGAAATCCACATTGAAGAGCTGAAAAAGGAAGCCCTTGAATACCAAGAGCTCTTGAAACAACAAGCCAAGCCCCTCGGGGATTTAAAGCAAGAGCTAGAAAATATTCCCCAAATGCCCGAAGTGCAAGACTTGCAAGAGAGCGTAAAAAGCCTTGCCAAGAGCAATCCTTTAGAGAGCCTAAACGCCCCAGAGCTAGAGATAAAGCAAGCAGAAAAACCAAAAGTGAGCCTAGAAAAAACCCCAAAAAGCCCCCCCGATGCTTGA
- the tatC gene encoding twin-arginine translocase subunit TatC, producing MLEDLKPHLQDLRKRLLISVLVLVLAFGLCFSFWQEIFGWIKASYHGKLIQISPIEGVMVAIKVSFLTALAVSMPVIFWQAWLFVAPGLYKNEKKVVLPFVFFGSVMFAAGACFSYYVVFPFVMHYLANFGGAMFEANISASSYVSFFTRLILGFGLAFELPVLAFFLAKVGLITDATLKAHFKYAIVAIFIVAAIITPPDVMSQVLMALPLIGLYGLSILIAKMVNPASKEALDIAPDDAPKETPDA from the coding sequence ATGCTTGAAGATTTAAAACCGCATCTGCAAGATTTGCGCAAACGCCTTTTGATCTCAGTGTTGGTGTTGGTGCTTGCTTTTGGGCTGTGCTTTAGCTTTTGGCAAGAGATTTTTGGTTGGATCAAAGCGTCCTACCATGGTAAACTCATCCAAATCTCGCCCATTGAGGGGGTGATGGTGGCGATCAAGGTGAGCTTTTTAACCGCCCTAGCCGTGTCCATGCCCGTGATTTTTTGGCAGGCGTGGCTCTTTGTCGCCCCCGGGCTTTATAAAAACGAAAAAAAGGTCGTCTTGCCCTTCGTGTTCTTTGGGAGTGTGATGTTTGCGGCAGGGGCGTGTTTTTCTTATTATGTGGTCTTCCCCTTTGTGATGCACTACTTGGCAAACTTCGGGGGGGCGATGTTTGAAGCAAACATTTCAGCCTCCAGCTATGTGAGCTTTTTTACCCGCCTGATTTTGGGCTTTGGTTTGGCCTTTGAGCTGCCCGTGTTGGCGTTCTTTTTGGCTAAGGTGGGTTTAATCACCGATGCCACGCTTAAAGCCCATTTCAAATACGCCATTGTGGCGATCTTCATTGTGGCGGCGATCATCACCCCCCCCGATGTGATGAGCCAAGTTCTGATGGCGTTGCCTTTAATTGGGCTCTATGGACTCTCTATTTTGATCGCTAAAATGGTCAATCCCGCCTCTAAAGAAGCCCTCGATATTGCCCCCGATGACGCACCCAAAGAAACCCCAGATGCCTAG
- the queA gene encoding tRNA preQ1(34) S-adenosylmethionine ribosyltransferase-isomerase QueA, with protein MPSIPKEFNRASYAYDLPGHLIATHPIQPKESAKLMVYERASDKLTHATFKEIFSFFPQDALVVLNDTKVMKARLFAHTPTKRSVEILLHRPQSLTTCLAQMKGKVRPGLALELEQGYSCEVLEVLDNGLRVLEFRHRGEVLEWGGVLAMLELLGHMPIPPYLKRPDTSADIQDYQSVFAKNLGAIAAPTASLHFSESARDHLLKHYQHVFITLHVGAGTFLSVESEDIREHPMHAEFVQVSPKARQALDRAQYILCVGTTALRATEHYKRGFGNAPCTLFLHAGNPVKHAHALLTNFHLPESTLIMLVASMVGLDKCLELYQIAIAHNYRFYSYGDGMLIL; from the coding sequence ATGCCTAGTATCCCCAAAGAGTTTAACCGCGCAAGTTATGCCTACGATTTACCAGGGCATTTGATCGCCACGCACCCCATACAGCCCAAAGAGAGTGCGAAATTGATGGTTTATGAAAGGGCTAGCGATAAACTCACCCACGCCACTTTTAAAGAAATCTTTAGCTTTTTTCCACAAGACGCCTTAGTGGTGCTGAATGACACAAAGGTGATGAAGGCTAGGCTATTTGCCCACACCCCTACAAAACGCTCAGTGGAGATTTTATTACACCGCCCCCAAAGCTTGACAACTTGCCTAGCCCAAATGAAGGGCAAAGTGCGCCCCGGGCTGGCACTAGAGCTAGAACAGGGTTATTCTTGCGAGGTTTTAGAAGTGTTAGACAATGGTTTAAGGGTGCTTGAGTTTAGACATAGGGGAGAAGTTTTAGAGTGGGGCGGGGTGCTTGCCATGCTTGAGCTTTTAGGGCATATGCCCATCCCCCCCTATCTCAAACGCCCCGACACAAGCGCAGACATACAAGACTATCAAAGCGTGTTTGCTAAAAATTTAGGGGCGATCGCCGCACCCACCGCCTCCTTGCACTTTTCAGAAAGCGCAAGGGACCACCTACTTAAGCATTATCAGCATGTTTTTATCACCCTGCATGTGGGGGCGGGGACTTTTTTAAGTGTGGAGAGTGAAGACATTCGAGAGCACCCCATGCACGCCGAGTTTGTGCAGGTGTCCCCAAAAGCGAGGCAAGCCCTAGATAGGGCGCAATATATTTTATGTGTAGGCACCACCGCCCTAAGAGCAACTGAGCATTATAAAAGGGGTTTTGGCAATGCGCCATGCACTCTCTTTTTACACGCAGGCAACCCGGTAAAGCACGCCCACGCACTGCTTACAAATTTTCATTTGCCCGAATCCACTTTAATCATGCTCGTGGCTTCTATGGTGGGGCTAGACAAATGCCTAGAACTTTATCAAATCGCCATAGCGCATAACTACCGCTTTTATTCCTATGGAGATGGGATGTTGATCTTATGA